A window from Pseudobutyrivibrio ruminis HUN009 encodes these proteins:
- the rplL gene encoding 50S ribosomal protein L7/L12, giving the protein MAKMTTEEFIAAIKELSVLELNDLVKACEEEFGVSAAAGVVVAAAAGDAAAAEEKDEFDVELTEVGSEKVKVIKVVREATGLGLKEAKELVDGAPKVIKEAADKATAESIKAQLEEIGAKVTLK; this is encoded by the coding sequence ATGGCAAAGATGACAACAGAAGAGTTTATCGCAGCTATCAAAGAGCTTAGCGTATTAGAGTTAAATGACCTTGTAAAGGCATGTGAGGAAGAGTTCGGCGTTTCTGCAGCAGCAGGCGTTGTAGTTGCAGCAGCAGCTGGCGATGCAGCAGCAGCTGAGGAGAAGGACGAGTTCGACGTAGAGCTTACAGAAGTAGGTTCTGAGAAGGTTAAGGTTATCAAGGTTGTTCGTGAGGCTACTGGTCTTGGACTTAAGGAAGCTAAGGAACTCGTTGATGGCGCACCAAAGGTTATCAAGGAAGCAGCTGACAAGGCTACAGCAGAGTCAATCAAGGCTCAGCTTGAGGAGATCGGTGCAAAGGTTACTCTTAAGTAA
- the nusG gene encoding transcription termination/antitermination protein NusG has protein sequence MAEAKWYVVHTYSGYENKVKTNIEKAIETQHLEEQILDVRVPMVEVTETRDGVKKQVSKKMYPGYVLIEMIMNDETWYVVRNTRGVTGFVGPGSKPVPLSEAEVKAYLLGESTERVNVEVDFEVGDTLSVVDGTWKDTVGVVKSINAKKQTVTISVEMFGRETPVEIDFTDVRKMD, from the coding sequence ATGGCAGAGGCAAAGTGGTATGTAGTTCATACTTACTCAGGCTATGAGAACAAAGTCAAGACAAACATTGAAAAGGCTATCGAGACACAACATCTCGAGGAGCAGATTCTTGATGTAAGAGTACCTATGGTTGAGGTTACCGAAACTAGGGATGGCGTCAAGAAGCAAGTTTCAAAGAAGATGTACCCTGGTTACGTTCTTATTGAGATGATTATGAATGATGAGACCTGGTACGTTGTCAGAAATACTAGAGGTGTTACAGGCTTCGTTGGACCAGGAAGTAAACCAGTGCCATTGTCAGAGGCTGAAGTTAAAGCATACTTACTAGGCGAAAGCACTGAAAGAGTCAACGTTGAGGTTGACTTCGAAGTCGGAGATACTCTTAGTGTCGTAGACGGTACCTGGAAAGATACTGTGGGCGTTGTTAAGTCTATCAATGCTAAGAAGCAGACAGTAACCATCAGCGTTGAAATGTTCGGACGTGAAACACCAGTAGAAATTGATTTCACAGACGTACGCAAGATGGATTAG
- a CDS encoding carbohydrate ABC transporter permease, whose amino-acid sequence MANNTSNSQGGGVHARRLVSYIVLILISFLCLFWFYVLFINSTRSNSELSAGFTPFPSVHLIENWTNLKNGTLPIVSGMINSLVIAVLTATLATYFSTMTAYAIHAYNFKLKKFMFTFILMIMMIPTQVTVLGFLQLIDKMHLDNSAIPLIIPAIASPAVFFYMKQYMDSTLPLSLIEAARIDGSGEFRTFNQIVVPLMKPAIAVQAIFSFVGSWNNYFTPALVLHDDTKKTLPILIAQLRNADWLKFDMGQVYIMIAFSIFPVIIVYLILSRYIVGGVTLGGVKG is encoded by the coding sequence ATGGCAAATAACACAAGTAATAGCCAAGGCGGCGGAGTCCATGCAAGAAGACTAGTTTCTTATATAGTATTAATATTGATATCATTCTTGTGCTTATTCTGGTTCTATGTACTATTTATCAATTCTACTAGAAGTAATTCAGAATTGAGCGCAGGCTTTACACCATTTCCAAGTGTCCATCTTATAGAGAACTGGACAAATTTGAAAAATGGAACATTACCTATTGTAAGTGGTATGATTAACTCACTTGTAATCGCAGTGCTTACAGCAACACTTGCAACATACTTTTCAACAATGACAGCTTATGCTATCCATGCATATAACTTTAAATTGAAGAAATTCATGTTTACTTTCATATTAATGATTATGATGATTCCAACACAGGTAACTGTACTTGGTTTCTTACAGCTCATTGATAAGATGCATTTAGATAATAGTGCTATTCCACTTATCATCCCTGCAATTGCATCTCCAGCTGTATTCTTCTATATGAAGCAATACATGGATTCGACATTGCCTCTTTCATTAATCGAGGCTGCCAGAATTGATGGTTCAGGCGAATTTAGAACATTTAACCAGATTGTAGTACCCCTTATGAAGCCAGCGATAGCTGTACAGGCAATCTTCAGCTTTGTAGGTAGCTGGAACAATTACTTCACTCCAGCACTTGTTCTTCATGATGATACAAAGAAGACACTTCCTATATTAATTGCTCAGCTTCGTAATGCAGACTGGTTAAAGTTTGATATGGGACAGGTTTATATTATGATTGCATTCTCAATCTTCCCTGTTATAATTGTATATCTAATACTTTCTAGATATATTGTAGGTGGCGTAACACTTGGCGGTGTAAAGGGCTAA
- the secE gene encoding preprotein translocase subunit SecE: MAEEKKTKSGRFAGLKTEFGKIVWADPKDVSKQTTAVVAVSVVVAVIIIVLDAVINKGVNILVNL; the protein is encoded by the coding sequence ATGGCAGAGGAAAAGAAAACCAAGTCAGGACGTTTTGCGGGTCTTAAGACAGAGTTCGGAAAGATCGTCTGGGCAGATCCAAAAGACGTGTCAAAACAGACAACAGCAGTTGTTGCTGTGTCAGTAGTTGTAGCAGTGATCATCATCGTTTTAGATGCAGTGATCAACAAGGGTGTAAATATCCTAGTTAATTTATAA
- the rpmG gene encoding 50S ribosomal protein L33, protein MRTKITLACTECQQRNYNMTKDKKTHPDRMETKKYCRFCKKHTMHKETK, encoded by the coding sequence GTGCGCACAAAGATAACATTAGCTTGCACAGAGTGCCAGCAGCGTAATTACAACATGACAAAAGACAAGAAGACACACCCTGACAGAATGGAAACAAAGAAGTATTGCAGATTCTGCAAGAAGCACACAATGCACAAAGAGACTAAATAG
- the rplK gene encoding 50S ribosomal protein L11, protein MAKKIEGYIKLQIPAGKATPAPPVGPALGQHGVNIVEFTKQFNAKTADMGDTIVPTIITVYADRSFSFITKTPPAAVLIKKACKLQKASGTPNKTKVAKITKAQVQEIAETKMPDLNAASLEAAMSMIEGTCRSMGVEVVE, encoded by the coding sequence ATGGCAAAGAAAATTGAAGGCTATATCAAGTTGCAGATTCCAGCAGGCAAGGCTACACCAGCCCCACCAGTTGGTCCAGCACTTGGTCAGCATGGTGTAAACATCGTGGAGTTTACAAAGCAGTTTAACGCAAAGACAGCAGATATGGGAGATACAATTGTTCCTACAATTATCACTGTTTATGCAGATAGAAGCTTCAGCTTCATCACAAAGACTCCACCAGCAGCAGTTCTTATTAAGAAGGCTTGCAAGCTTCAGAAGGCTTCAGGCACACCTAACAAGACAAAGGTTGCAAAGATTACAAAGGCTCAGGTTCAGGAAATCGCAGAGACAAAGATGCCTGACCTTAACGCAGCATCACTTGAGGCTGCTATGAGCATGATCGAAGGAACATGTAGATCAATGGGCGTTGAGGTTGTTGAATAA
- a CDS encoding LacI family DNA-binding transcriptional regulator has product MVSLKDIAGRCGVSVATVSKALNDHSDIGAKTKERIRKVANELGYVPNAAAKSMKTNRTHNIGVLFMDDANSGLQHDFFASVLEGFKREVEKEGYDITFISNDRSRPGRDSYLTHARYRRFDGVIIANVHFGDPEVVELVKSDIPVVTIDHVYNDTTTILSDNVGGMTELVDFAVASGHRKIAYIHGADSSVTRTRLVTFHKKMEEYGIETPDEYLMESPYRDTHGAYECTLKLLELENRPTCIFYPDDYASYGGMRAISEKGLKVPDDVSVVGFDGIKVARHIRPRLTTYRQDTEELGRQAGKNLIDLIERPKTTLVQRVVVKGRLLEGDTLKKLN; this is encoded by the coding sequence ATGGTTTCATTAAAAGATATTGCCGGTCGATGCGGTGTATCAGTTGCTACAGTTAGTAAAGCACTGAATGATCACAGTGACATCGGCGCAAAAACAAAGGAAAGAATCAGAAAAGTTGCTAATGAATTAGGATATGTTCCTAATGCAGCAGCAAAATCCATGAAAACAAATCGTACACATAATATAGGAGTTCTTTTCATGGACGATGCCAACAGCGGTTTACAGCATGACTTTTTCGCAAGTGTTCTTGAAGGTTTTAAAAGAGAAGTTGAAAAAGAAGGATATGATATAACCTTCATTTCAAATGACAGATCAAGACCTGGAAGAGATTCTTATCTCACACATGCAAGATACAGAAGATTCGATGGGGTCATAATTGCAAATGTTCACTTCGGAGATCCCGAGGTGGTTGAGCTGGTAAAGAGCGACATACCTGTTGTGACAATTGATCATGTCTATAATGATACGACAACAATCCTTTCGGATAATGTTGGAGGCATGACAGAGCTTGTAGATTTTGCAGTAGCTTCTGGCCATAGAAAAATCGCTTACATACACGGTGCTGATTCTTCGGTAACACGCACAAGATTAGTTACCTTCCATAAAAAGATGGAAGAATATGGAATAGAAACTCCGGATGAGTACTTAATGGAATCTCCATATAGAGATACACATGGTGCTTATGAATGCACATTAAAGCTGTTGGAATTAGAAAACAGACCAACCTGCATTTTCTATCCTGATGATTACGCGTCTTATGGCGGTATGAGGGCAATATCAGAAAAAGGGTTAAAGGTTCCTGATGATGTATCAGTAGTTGGATTCGATGGAATCAAAGTAGCGAGACATATTAGACCAAGACTTACTACTTACAGACAGGATACAGAAGAGTTAGGAAGACAAGCAGGAAAGAATCTTATCGATTTAATTGAAAGACCAAAAACTACATTAGTACAAAGGGTTGTAGTTAAAGGGAGACTGCTTGAAGGTGATACCCTCAAGAAGCTGAATTAG
- a CDS encoding carbohydrate ABC transporter permease produces the protein MNKKSKVVRYNKWGYIFLIPFTVIFLIFQLIPLVSTIYNSFFENYRSGLTQIGPNFVGLANYATIITNGDLPLYFKNTMIMWVLGFVPQIILSLLLGAWFTDPSLRLKGQTFFKTVIYLPNLIMASAFAMLFFTLFADSGPINSLLIQLGVFKEAFSFMDHAASVRGLVATMNCLMWFGNTTILLMAGMLGIDPSLFEAAQVDGATANQIFYKITLPLLRPILVYVMITSLIGGLQMFDVPQILTNGTGNPMRSSMTLIMYLNKHLYSKNFGLAGALSVFMFIITAILSLIVYKFTNVQEQK, from the coding sequence ATGAACAAGAAGAGCAAAGTTGTTAGATATAATAAGTGGGGTTATATCTTTCTGATACCTTTTACAGTAATATTTTTAATATTCCAGTTGATCCCACTAGTTTCAACTATTTACAATTCATTCTTTGAAAATTACCGTTCAGGACTTACACAAATTGGACCTAATTTTGTAGGTCTTGCAAACTATGCAACAATCATAACTAACGGTGATTTGCCATTGTATTTCAAGAATACAATGATTATGTGGGTTTTAGGCTTTGTGCCACAGATTATTCTTTCATTATTATTAGGAGCATGGTTTACAGATCCATCTCTTAGATTAAAAGGTCAGACATTCTTTAAAACGGTAATTTATTTACCAAACTTAATTATGGCATCAGCTTTTGCTATGCTGTTCTTTACATTGTTTGCAGATAGCGGACCAATAAACTCATTGCTTATCCAGTTGGGTGTATTCAAGGAAGCATTCTCATTTATGGATCATGCAGCAAGTGTTCGTGGATTGGTAGCTACAATGAACTGCCTTATGTGGTTTGGAAATACGACAATTCTTCTGATGGCAGGTATGCTTGGAATTGATCCATCTCTTTTTGAGGCTGCTCAGGTTGATGGTGCAACTGCTAATCAGATTTTCTATAAAATAACATTACCTTTGCTTCGACCAATTCTTGTATATGTTATGATTACATCTCTTATTGGTGGTTTGCAGATGTTTGATGTACCTCAGATTTTGACAAATGGTACAGGTAATCCAATGCGTTCATCTATGACATTGATTATGTACTTGAACAAGCATTTATATAGTAAGAACTTTGGACTTGCAGGTGCACTTTCAGTATTTATGTTTATAATTACAGCCATTTTAAGCTTGATAGTTTATAAGTTTACTAATGTTCAGGAACAGAAATAA
- the rplJ gene encoding 50S ribosomal protein L10, with translation MAKVELKQPIVDEISEQIKDAASVVVVDARGLTVAEDTQLRKQLREAGVTYKVYKNTLMKRAFEGTDFASLDDVLEGPSAIAVSKNDATAPARILAKFAKTATNLEIKAGVVEGTFYDANGMSAVAAVPSREELLSKLLGSLQSPITNFARVLNQIAEQGGASTEAPAAEAEAPAEEAPATEAE, from the coding sequence GTGGCAAAAGTTGAATTAAAGCAGCCAATAGTTGACGAGATCTCAGAGCAGATTAAGGATGCAGCTTCAGTAGTAGTTGTAGACGCTCGTGGACTTACAGTTGCAGAAGACACACAGTTACGTAAGCAGCTTCGCGAGGCTGGTGTTACTTACAAGGTATACAAGAACACACTTATGAAGCGTGCTTTCGAGGGAACAGATTTTGCATCACTTGATGATGTTCTTGAAGGACCAAGTGCAATCGCTGTTTCAAAGAATGATGCTACAGCTCCAGCAAGAATTCTTGCTAAATTTGCTAAGACAGCTACAAACCTTGAGATCAAGGCTGGTGTCGTAGAAGGTACATTCTATGATGCTAATGGTATGTCAGCAGTTGCAGCTGTACCAAGCAGAGAGGAACTTCTTTCAAAGTTACTTGGAAGCTTACAGTCACCAATCACAAACTTCGCTCGCGTTCTCAACCAGATCGCAGAGCAGGGTGGTGCATCTACAGAGGCACCAGCTGCAGAGGCAGAGGCTCCAGCAGAGGAAGCACCTGCAACAGAAGCAGAGTAA
- a CDS encoding ABC transporter substrate-binding protein, with amino-acid sequence MKKRLVSLLAMATMTATMFAGCGSSETASTEEAAAPASTEEIDAEAEAVELPEDTGKVLNIYCWNDEWQTRVKDFYPGYEEVDATHGKIGDVEVVWNITPSTDNAYQNNLDEALLAQPDAAADDKVDLFLVEADYALKYVDEDVTMPLSDLGITSDMVADQYSYTQSIVTDSNGRLKGSSWQACSAGLIYNREAAKEVLGTDDPAEVQAAVADWDKYNETAQKVADAGYTMCSVNDTYRTYANNVSGQWVQDGKLVIDPNVDKWVDDSMALIEAGAEDTDDLWSDDWAKGKRPEGKVFCYFGPAWFFNFCLDADQDGTIANQGGWGYCEGPQSYYWGGTWVCAATGTDNANLVKDIIVTMTTDKGVLKDIATTYADCVNSKEVLAELASSDEGNLDLLGGQNPYEQLAAGAETVDLSNLSKYDQGCTEEFQKAMKNYFTGNATKDEAIDMFKTAVHEKYPDVSVD; translated from the coding sequence ATGAAAAAAAGATTAGTTAGTTTGCTCGCAATGGCAACAATGACAGCAACAATGTTTGCTGGCTGTGGAAGCTCAGAAACAGCTTCTACAGAAGAAGCAGCAGCTCCAGCATCAACAGAGGAGATTGATGCTGAGGCAGAAGCAGTAGAACTTCCTGAGGATACAGGTAAAGTTCTTAACATCTATTGTTGGAACGATGAGTGGCAGACACGTGTAAAGGATTTCTATCCTGGATACGAAGAAGTAGATGCTACTCACGGAAAGATTGGTGATGTTGAAGTAGTTTGGAACATTACACCATCTACAGACAATGCATATCAGAACAACCTTGATGAGGCTCTTCTCGCTCAGCCAGACGCAGCTGCAGATGATAAGGTAGATTTATTCTTAGTTGAAGCTGACTACGCTCTTAAGTATGTTGACGAAGATGTAACAATGCCATTATCTGACCTCGGCATTACTTCTGATATGGTTGCAGATCAGTATTCATACACACAGAGCATCGTAACAGATAGCAATGGTAGACTTAAAGGCTCTTCATGGCAGGCATGCTCAGCAGGTCTTATCTACAACAGAGAGGCAGCAAAGGAAGTTCTTGGAACAGATGATCCAGCAGAGGTTCAGGCAGCAGTAGCTGATTGGGATAAGTACAATGAGACAGCTCAGAAGGTAGCTGATGCAGGTTACACAATGTGTTCTGTAAACGATACATATCGTACATATGCTAACAACGTATCTGGACAGTGGGTACAGGATGGCAAGCTTGTTATCGATCCTAACGTTGATAAGTGGGTAGATGATTCTATGGCACTTATTGAAGCAGGCGCTGAAGATACAGATGATCTTTGGAGTGATGACTGGGCAAAGGGTAAGAGACCAGAAGGAAAGGTATTCTGCTACTTTGGACCAGCTTGGTTCTTCAACTTCTGCCTTGATGCAGATCAGGATGGCACAATCGCTAACCAGGGCGGTTGGGGATACTGCGAAGGTCCTCAGTCTTACTACTGGGGTGGTACATGGGTATGCGCTGCAACAGGTACAGACAACGCTAACCTTGTAAAAGATATCATTGTAACAATGACAACAGATAAGGGAGTTCTTAAGGATATTGCTACAACATACGCTGACTGCGTAAATAGCAAGGAAGTTCTTGCAGAACTTGCATCATCAGACGAAGGTAACCTTGACCTTCTCGGCGGACAGAATCCATACGAGCAGCTTGCAGCAGGCGCTGAGACAGTAGATCTTTCAAACCTTTCTAAGTACGATCAGGGATGTACAGAAGAGTTCCAGAAGGCAATGAAGAACTACTTCACAGGAAATGCAACAAAAGACGAAGCTATTGATATGTTCAAGACAGCTGTTCATGAGAAGTATCCAGATGTTTCAGTAGACTAA
- the rplA gene encoding 50S ribosomal protein L1: MKRGKKYVAAVSSYDKSAAYDPAEAIAQVKKNATAKFDETIEAHIRTGCDGRHAEQQIRGAVVLPHGTGKTVRVLVFAKGAKLDEAQAAGADFVGGEELIPKIQNEGWAEFDSVVATPDMMGVVGRLGRVLGPRGLMPNPKAGTVTMDVAKAVEEIKAGKIEYRLDKTNIIHVPIGKASFTEEQLADNFQTLMDAINKAKPASLKGQYIKSISLAPTMGPGVKLNVAKVSN, translated from the coding sequence ATGAAAAGAGGAAAGAAATACGTTGCAGCTGTTAGCTCATACGATAAGTCAGCTGCATACGATCCAGCAGAAGCAATCGCACAGGTAAAGAAGAATGCTACTGCAAAATTTGATGAGACAATTGAAGCTCATATCAGAACTGGTTGTGACGGACGTCACGCTGAGCAGCAGATTCGTGGTGCTGTAGTACTTCCACACGGTACTGGTAAGACTGTTCGAGTTTTAGTATTCGCTAAGGGTGCTAAGCTTGATGAGGCACAGGCTGCAGGCGCTGATTTCGTAGGCGGCGAGGAACTCATCCCTAAGATCCAGAACGAAGGTTGGGCAGAGTTCGATTCAGTAGTTGCTACTCCAGACATGATGGGTGTTGTTGGTCGTCTTGGTCGTGTACTTGGACCTAGAGGACTTATGCCAAACCCTAAGGCTGGTACAGTAACAATGGATGTTGCTAAGGCTGTTGAAGAAATCAAAGCTGGTAAGATTGAGTATAGACTTGATAAGACAAACATTATCCATGTACCTATCGGAAAGGCTTCTTTCACAGAGGAGCAGTTAGCGGACAACTTCCAGACTCTTATGGACGCTATCAACAAGGCTAAGCCAGCAAGCTTAAAGGGTCAGTACATTAAGAGCATTTCACTTGCTCCTACAATGGGTCCTGGCGTTAAGCTTAACGTAGCAAAGGTTTCAAACTAA